The genomic DNA CTTTTTCCAGCTGGCGGGGCAGGATGGGGGGCGTGGGAAGGAGCGCCGGTGCGTCGGCCGCCATCTCATTATCGTGCAAAGCTTCCTCGGTCTCCTGGGCGACTTCCACGGCAGGCGGCACCTCCGACGTCCAGTGCGCGACTTCTGCGCCAGGTATATCGTCGCCCAGAACGTCCCATtcgccgcctcgctggtgctcggcatacgcacgctgctgcttgCGCAGATCGTCCATAGCGCTCGCCCACGCAGGGTCGGCAAAGCGTGGGTCGTCGGCGGGCTTCAAGTCCGTATTGTCCGTCTTGgcatgcggcgcgagcgccgtgtcctGGTACCCCTCGCGCGAGTTGGGAATCTCGACATAGTTGACCAAGGTACCGTCGCCATCGGACGCCGTATTCAGTTCGTTCGAGATCCGCCAGCGGTCGTCAACCACAAACTTGAGACGGTGCGTGCCTGGGGGAAGGTAGAGCGTGCAGAGGAACGGCGTATTCGGCCGCAGCTGCCGCAGAGGAATCTTGCTGCGCCACTCGTCGGCAAAGGTGCCGGTCACGTACACCTTCTTGCCCTTGCCCCGCCACATGATGTTCACCGGCGtaaggagcggcgcgtcgtctgTCGACTCCTTTgccgcctcggtctcgaccggcgccatttcgcgctggagcaccttctcgggcgcagcgggcgcctcggtgtcggagccggccttggcctctgCCTCGAGCGGGACGCGCGtgacgagctgcggcgcggtaTGCGTGCGCGTCAGGCGGATCGGAATGACTGGCGCATCGGCGGTAggctgctcgacgtgcacgTCGCTACTCCCGGTCGTCGTGCCGCTGTACATGGGCATATTCAGGATATCGAGCGAGTTGGGCGTCCCGACCGGCTGCTGCTCGGTCGCCGCCGGGATATTCGTCGAGGAGGTGTACGAGCGCGGGATCGCCGTCGGGATCTTGAGGTACGACGGgaaggcgcgcaagcgccgcttGCCGTACTGGCTGTTCTCTGACTCGGTCTGCGTAAAgtcggacgacgccgagaTCTCGTCCGTGGATGGCGCAGGCTCCGGCATCGCCGTCAGCGTGTCGTCGCCAATGAtcagcgaggcgcggtGGGGGATATTAATACGCGATCCGAACCCTtcgttgcgctgctgcggcgtgcgctgcgagTCCAATTCCTCTTGCAGCTCCGAGCCGCTCATGCGCGGCGTCAGCGGCATATCCGGCGCGGACGCACGCGGCGTCTTCATCGCCGGCTCTACATCGATCCCCTCCGTGTCGGTCTGGATGCGGGGGAAGCGGAATTGGGCCCGCTGGGTGTAGTTGGGGACGTGGCTCTGGTCATTGTCGCTGGGTGAGTAGGACGACGTACGAAACATGCTCTGCCTCGCTATCCGACGTGATGCTGCCGTGAACACTGTCACTGTACTGCGCGCTGGAGTCGTCGCGGTCCGACGCGGGATCCACCAGGCTCATATCGCTCCCGGCTGCCCGCGtgtacgacgcgccggccagCACGACGCCGGGACGCTCCGCATAGTCCCATGTGTTGTGGTGGTGGTGCCGGGAGTGCGTAGGGCTCACATTTTCGGTCGATTCTTGTGCTCccgccgagcccgacgGCAGATTGATGCTGTGCGAGTACAAATGGCCGGGCCGATGCACGGTCAcgacggcctcgggcgacgAGTCGCGCGTATCGCTCGAGTTTTCCTTGGGGTTCGAGAGACCAGAGGAACTACGCTTTTCCCTCCTGCCGGACGATGTGCGGCGCCGGGTCGGCTtggcacgcgcagcgcggtcCTCCAGGGCCGACGGCGTGTTGCCCATCGCTGCGCAGAGCCGGGGCGAGGGCCGGGAATGGAGGTGCGCTTCTCAGCCCACGCCGAGATGAAGGTCCATGTGCGAAAATGGCACCCGGTGGCCTACTGGCGTACGTCGTGCCGCTGACGCAGACTGGGACGTGCGCGATCCAGACGATGTGTGTGGTATCTGCCAGAACTACTTTGAcggcgtgtgcggcgcatgccgcgATCCGGGCGATGCGTGCCCGctcggtacgtcgccccgCTGACGCAGCTTTTGGCGAATGCAGCCACGAGTTTCATCTACACTGCATCATGAAGTGGCTCTCTGAGaagcgcgagccgctgtGCCCAATGTGCAAGCGCCCGTGGGGTACGTTGCGCGGCTCACCCAGTGGAGGCCACGCCGGAACACTTTcaggacgcgccgcgcgcgccgcgtgcatcgggcgcgccaggcacgcctgcggcgcccaACGGATACCATACGTGATACAGACATAGATaccctgcgcgccgccgtgtcCCACGGCCGTGCTCCCCACCCGCCCGCCGGACGACCTCCCACGACACGATCACGTGCCGAGTGTTGTTCTCGACACCATGCAGCCCAGCCAGCGAGGGCTGCCGGggacgcacgcgcgcgtgccCGCGAAGCGCGTCAAGGTCCAGAATGcacctgcgcggcgtgtgctAGGCAACGAAACGAACCGCGTCGGGCGGTCGTCGCCTGCCGatgcgacgcagcgcaatgtcatgcacgagctcgtctcgctcgacgcgcggcggcgccaggAGGTGGAGAGCGAGgggcgcaaggcgcaggcagagcaggcgctgcgtgcgcaggagtgggaggatgcgctgcgtgcagagcgcaagctcgcggccgcgaaTCGCGCGCCAGAGCCGGTCTGGCGAGGCTACAACGACTacgaggtcgagctgctgcgcgccgagcacgagcagacgcagcacgcgctccaggcggAGATCGACCGCCAGCGCGAGGAAATTAAGGAGCTGAAACGCGCCAGGGACGAGCACGAAACGGCGTACGATGCGATGGCATCGGCCAACACCGCGCTGACCGAGCAGgtcgcctcgctcgagatgCAGCTTGCAACGTACGACGACCGCGCCCACGCActgcacgccgacgtcgaggcgacGAAAGCGCGCAATAGCCAGCTGGAGCGCGATCTGCAAGccgccgagacgctgcggcgcaagctgcaCAACCAGATTCAAGAGCTGCGGGGCAATGTGCGTGTCTATGCGCGTGTGCGGCCCccgcgtgccgacggcgcccAGGCATTGATCAAGTTCCCGGACGCGATGCTCAAGACCCAAATCGAGGTCGTGTCCCACGCCGAGAGCGCGActggcgcgccgaccacgCGGCAGCACGCCTTTGCCTTTGACCATGTCTTTTCTCCTGCCGCGACACAGGAAGACGTCTTTGCGCAGGTGTCTGACCTGATGCAGAGCGTTTTGGACGGGTACAATACCACGATCTTTGCGTACGGCCAGACGGGCTCGGGCAAGACGCATACCCTCGAAGGcggcgccgatgcgccgttGGGCGCCCACTCGCTCTGTGCGTCGGCGGGCCTGATCCCCCGTGCGATGCACATGCTCTGGGACGTCTCTGCGCGGCTCCAAGCCCAGGGATGGACTTACGAGTTTGAGGCACAGATGCTGCAGATCTACCTCGACCATATCTacgacctgctcggcacgcccgcgTCGGACAAGGAGAAGCACGAGGTGCGGCACACCGACGCGCACACGACCGTGACCAACACCGTGACCGTCCCCCTGTCTGGCCCCCACGAGGTCTTTTCACTGCTGGAGCGTGCCAAGAAGCGGCGGCAGGTCGCGTCGACGCTCATGAACgagcgctcgagccggtCGCACAGCGTCTTTatgctgcgcgtgcgcggccgcaaCGCGACGACGAACGAGACGAGCGATGCGACGCTCAACCTGGTCGACCTAGCGTACGTTGTCTCACTAACCCAGTGGCTCGGAGCGCCTTgcgacgagcggctcggccaGCGACCCGACGCGCCTGAAAGAGGCGCAGAGCATCAACAAGTCGCTGAGcagcctcggcgacgtgatcagtgcgctcggcgccggccaggCGAAACACGTGCCCTACCGCAACTCGGCGCTGACGTGGCTGCTGAAGAACAGCCTTGGGGGTAACGCCAAGACGTACGTTGGCGCTCGCACTGACCCAGCCTCatgctccttgcgctgtCGCCGCTTGCGACGCACCTCAACGAGACGCTCTGTTCGCTGCGTTTTGCTCAAAAGGTGCATGCCACCCACATTggcacggcgcgtgccATCAAAggcacgagcgacgcgtaGTTGTACAGTACCTATCTATgcctgcacctcgcgcttggtcacgcgctcggcaatcAGCTTTTCGGCCTTGTCGATGTTTTCCTTCGTCTGGCGAGCCTGGTTCGAGACGAAGTACTCGCGCTTGAGCTTCACATTGTCGAccacgcgcgcgaggtcgccCTGGTTCATGGGCGGCGGAATGCTCagcgccagcagcgcggAGAGCATGCCGAACGGCACGTGGAGCGCGCCCGAAgcgctcgcctcgtcggcctggtcgagcgTGAGCTTTTGGCCCTTGGCCTTTTTGCCCTTGCTCTTCTtgcccgaggcggcgacAAAGTAGttctcctcctcctcgcccttTTTGCGTGCGACGACCGCGCCCTCGGGCACGCTCGTGTCGGCCTTGCGGGGCTCGGGCAGCGACGGGACGGCGGCGTCCTTggcgggcgcgtcggcctgcgcgggcgcgtcgtTTGCGTTGCCGCTAAAGTAGCGGATGAGCACGTCACAGTCCTCAATCTCCTTGGCGAACGCAGGAAGCGCGGCATTCTCGCGgatctcctcgtcctcgtgcgcctggcGGATAGCGTCggcctcctcgcgctccttcttctgcgcctcttggcggcgctcgcgctcggccgtcATCCTGGCGTAGTACTTGTCGTTCTCGCCGTGGTAGGCCGTGAGGCGGTCGCGCTTCAGCTGGTacaggtcgtcgagctgcttcgagagggcggtgcgctgcgagAGAAGCTtgctgcggccgccgaccgtCTTCTCCTGCTCCTTGTTCATTGCGTCCAACTCCTGCTTGATCTCGTCGTAGCGGCGCGAGACGGCCTGGCTCTCGgggtcgtcgagcgagccACGGAGCttctcgacctcggcgcgcagctggTCGATCTGCGTCTGCTGCGCGGTAAGTCCGTCGAGCGActtgcgcgagcgcttcaGCACCGAGATCTCGttgagcgccttgcgctcctcgacaatCTTCATCGCGCCCGACTCGAtctgcgcctcgatctGTGCGATCTGCGCGTCCACCTCCGACTGCGACTTGAACGGCGCCTTGGACTTGgcggcctgcagcgccttgaccTTGGACGCAATGTcgtcctggagcgcctTGATCTCGTCAAAGACCTTGCCGCGCGTGCCCTTGCGACCCGCCTGCTGCGAACGCAGCGAGTCCAgctccgcacgcagcgccgcacggcgcttgcCCGCCGGCGTGTCCTGGCCCTCGCCCGagagcgcagcgcgcacgccggtcACCTTCTTCTGCACCTTGTCGATCTCGGCCTTGATGCGCTCCATCTCCTCGTTGTGCGCCTTCGAGTCCGGCTTGCCACCGGGCAGCTTGGCAATCTgcacgcccggcgcagcggccggcACCTCCTGGGGTTGAGTCTCTTCCACCATCGTCGGAAAGGTAACACTCCACGCTggctgcgcgccggccacgTTCTTCGGAGCACGTGACGATCCTACAGGCTactgcgcgcgcgccttttTCCGGGCGCGCTTGGACTGCATCTCGTGCCACTCGccgcggagcgcggcgaggaccGACGCCGGGGCTTCCGGCGCGGGATCTTCGTTCGTAAAGTAGTCGCTTTGGAGTGCATCCGCAGCAGACAGGCGTTTTGTAGGGTCGTAGGTCAGCAGGCCCCGCGCGAGCCGTTGGGCGGCGGGCGAGAGACTCGCTTCGAGGGCCGCCCATGCAGGGGTAtcgggcgcgctgcgttccgcgtcgtcgcgcgtgcgcatcaGCTCAAACCAGGGCAGTGCCTCGACCCCGGGCCAGGACTCGAGcgggccgaggcgctcggtgaTGACGTGCAGCTGGTGGATCTCGTCGTGGCCCTGGAAAAAGGCGTGGCGCGTAAAGAGCTCGAGAAAGAGGCAGCCGGCGCCCCACATGTCGACCTCGGGGCCGTactgcgtcgcgccgagcagcagctcggggGGGCGGTACCAGAGGGTGACCACACGGTTGGTATAGTCGCCTTGGTGGCGCTTGTAGTACGTGCGTGCCAGCCCAAAATCGGCAATCTTGAGGATGCCTGCGTTGTTCAGCAAGAGGTTCGAGCCTTTCAggtcgcggtgcagcacggcgcgcttgTGCAGGTAGGCAAGACCttgcagcagctgcgcggcgagcgactTTTTGTGTGCGGGCGTAAAGGCAACGTCGGGGTGCACGAGAATGCCGTTCAGGTCGTGCTCCATGTACTCAAAGACCATGTACACGGATCCCGTGCGACTCGTCATGATCTCGTGCAGACGAATGACATTTTCGTGGCGGAGAGACTGCAGCAGCTTGATCTCCCGCATCGAGGTGACGGGGAAACCTTCTTTGGCTGCCTCCATGCGGATCTTTTTGAGGGCAACAAGCGCACCAGTGCGCTCTGCACTCGCTTTGTAGACTTGCCCATAGGTCCCTTCGCCGACTTGGTCCACAATCTcgtacgcctcgtcgctgtcggCAAACGGTGGGGGGGGGCAGGCgtccgcgctcggcacctcgtccgcgccgcgcgccacgcgcaccACCGGGGCAGGGGGAGGGCCCGGGGGAGGGCCCGGGGGGGGCCCGGCGGCGGAGGGCCGTCGGGctgtgcgcgccgcgcatcaTCGGCGGGGGTATTCCGCGCATCCTCTTCCAACGGATGCGGCTTGCTGggagcgcgctcgcggggcgcgctgcgtgcggtaggcgcgcgctgcgtccgTTCGCGCTCCATCGGCTTGTCACCGAGACGCTCACTCAGcgaccgcgacggcggcggctccttgcgcgcctcttgtGCGTCAGACGCATGCTGCTTGCGTGGGAGGACACGCCCTTGGTCatgctcgcgccgcggcgcgtcgtagCGAGAACGAtcctcgcggcggtccggccgccgctcgtcgcggcggctctcgcggcggtcggGTGAAGTGCTCCCGTACCGCCGCTTGCGGTCGTCACGCCACCCCCCGCGTG from Malassezia japonica chromosome 1, complete sequence includes the following:
- a CDS encoding uncharacterized protein (COG:G; EggNog:ENOG503NZ3J) — protein: MGNTPSALEDRAARAKPTRRRTSSGRREKRSSSGLSNPKENSSDTRDSSPEAVVTVHRPGHLYSHSINLPSGSAGAQESTENVSPTHSRHHHHNTWDYAERPGVVLAGASYTRAAGSDMSLVDPASDRDDSSAQYSDSVHGSITSDSEAEHVSDNDQSHVPNYTQRAQFRFPRIQTDTEGIDVEPAMKTPRASAPDMPLTPRMSGSELQEELDSQRTPQQRNEGFGSRINIPHRASLIIGDDTLTAMPEPAPSTDEISASSDFTQTESENSQYGKRRLRAFPSYLKIPTAIPRSYTSSTNIPAATEQQPVGTPNSLDILNMPMYSGTTTGSSDVHVEQPTADAPVIPIRLTRTHTAPQLVTRVPLEAEAKAGSDTEAPAAPEKVLQREMAPVETEAAKESTDDAPLLTPVNIMWRGKGKKVYVTGTFADEWRSKIPLRQLRPNTPFLCTLYLPPGTHRLKFVVDDRWRISNELNTASDGDGTLVNYVEIPNSREGYQDTALAPHAKTDNTDLKPADDPRFADPAWASAMDDLRKQQRAYAEHQRGGEWDVLGDDIPGAEVAHWTSEVPPAVEVAQETEEALHDNEMAADAPALLPTPPILPRQLEKVILNSSPANAMGGINTAAALVDDNSVLPAPNHAVLHHLAASAIKNGVLAIGTVTRYKRKYVTTLLYRPV
- the BFR1 gene encoding multicopy suppressor of BFA (Brefeldin A) (EggNog:ENOG503NY6E; BUSCO:EOG09264HOY; COG:S) → MVEETQPQEVPAAAPGVQIAKLPGGKPDSKAHNEEMERIKAEIDKVQKKVTGVRAALSGEGQDTPAGKRRAALRAELDSLRSQQAGRKGTRGKVFDEIKALQDDIASKVKALQAAKSKAPFKSQSEVDAQIAQIEAQIESGAMKIVEERKALNEISVLKRSRKSLDGLTAQQTQIDQLRAEVEKLRGSLDDPESQAVSRRYDEIKQELDAMNKEQEKTVGGRSKLLSQRTALSKQLDDLYQLKRDRLTAYHGENDKYYARMTAERERRQEAQKKEREEADAIRQAHEDEEIRENAALPAFAKEIEDCDVLIRYFSGNANDAPAQADAPAKDAAVPSLPEPRKADTSVPEGAVVARKKGEEEENYFVAASGKKSKGKKAKGQKLTLDQADEASASGALHVPFGMLSALLALSIPPPMNQGDLARVVDNVKLKREYFVSNQARQTKENIDKAEKLIAERVTKREVQA
- the APC11 gene encoding ubiquitin-protein ligase Anaphase Promoting Complex (COG:O; EggNog:ENOG503P57Q), with the protein product MKVHVRKWHPVAYWHWDVRDPDDVCGICQNYFDGVCGACRDPGDACPLAFGECSHEFHLHCIMKWLSEKREPLCPMCKRPWVEATPEHFQDAPRAPRASGAPGTPAAPNGYHT
- the KAR3 gene encoding kinesin-like nuclear fusion protein (COG:Z; EggNog:ENOG503NX16), which produces MQPSQRGLPGTHARVPAKRVKVQNAPARRVLGNETNRVGRSSPADATQRNVMHELVSLDARRRQEVESEGRKAQAEQALRAQEWEDALRAERKLAAANRAPEPVWRGYNDYEVELLRAEHEQTQHALQAEIDRQREEIKELKRARDEHETAYDAMASANTALTEQVASLEMQLATYDDRAHALHADVEATKARNSQLERDLQAAETLRRKLHNQIQELRGNVRVYARVRPPRADGAQALIKFPDAMLKTQIEVVSHAESATGAPTTRQHAFAFDHVFSPAATQEDVFAQVSDLMQSVLDGYNTTIFAYGQTGSGKTHTLEGGADAPLGAHSLCASAGLIPRAMHMLWDVSARLQAQGWTYEFEAQMLQIYLDHIYDLLGTPASDKEKHEVRHTDAHTTVTNTVTVPLSGPHEVFSLLERAKKRRQVASTLMNERSSRSHSVFMLRVRGRNATTNETSDATLNLVDLAGSERLATSGSASDPTRLKEAQSINKSLSSLGDVISALGAGQAKHVPYRNSALTWLLKNSLGGNAKTLMLLALSPLATHLNETLCSLRFAQKVHATHIGTARAIKGTSDA
- the CTK1 gene encoding [pyruvate dehydrogenase (acetyl-transferring)] kinase (COG:D; EggNog:ENOG503NUEM) encodes the protein MREWSREPPPPRPGAWGADRRGSDGRGPHARDDRGRDFPRRSREDDRYRSPPRSAYGARSRWGRDSRGYRDREYDARGGWRDDRKRRYGSTSPDRRESRRDERRPDRREDRSRYDAPRREHDQGRVLPRKQHASDAQEARKEPPPSRSLSERLGDKPMERERTQRAPTARSAPRERAPSKPHPLEEDARNTPADDARRAQPDGPPPPGPPRALPRALPLPRCDEAYEIVDQVGEGTYGQVYKASAERTGALVALKKIRMEAAKEGFPVTSMREIKLLQSLRHENVIRLHEIMTSRTGSVYMVFEYMEHDLNGILVHPDVAFTPAHKKSLAAQLLQGLAYLHKRAVLHRDLKGSNLLLNNAGILKIADFGLARTYYKRHQGDYTNRVVTLWYRPPELLLGATQYGPEVDMWGAGCLFLELFTRHAFFQGHDEIHQLHVITERLGPLESWPGVEALPWFELMRTRDDAERSAPDTPAWAALEASLSPAAQRLARGLLTYDPTKRLSAADALQSDYFTNEDPAPEAPASVLAALRGEWHEMQSKRARKKARAQ